The following proteins are co-located in the Vigna angularis cultivar LongXiaoDou No.4 chromosome 2, ASM1680809v1, whole genome shotgun sequence genome:
- the LOC108328824 gene encoding aquaporin PIP1-3-like isoform X2, protein MEPSSLSSLILAPLPIGFVVFLVHLATILITGTGINPVRSLGAANIYNRDHAWDDQWIFWVGPFIGAALAALYHQIVIRAIPFKARA, encoded by the exons ATGGAGCCATCCTCCCTCTCGTCCTTG ATTTTGGCTCCACTTCCCATCGGATTTGTTGTGTTCTTGGTCCACTTGGCCACCATTCTCATTACAGGAACTGGAATTAACCCTGTCAGGAGTCTTGGAGCAGCCAATATCTACAACAGGGACCATGCATGGGATGACCAA TGGATTTTCTGGGTTGGACCTTTCATTGGAGCTGCTCTTGCTGCTTTATATCACCAGATAGTTATCCGAGCCATTCCTTTCAAGGCAAGAGCTTAG
- the LOC108328824 gene encoding uncharacterized protein LOC108328824 isoform X1, with the protein MEPSSLSSLILAPLPIGFVVFLVHLATILITGTGINPVRSLGAANIYNRDHAWDDQWIFWVGPFIGAALAALYHQIVIRAIPFKIGVGNVPSHVVSSRSLLLKRTEEEWKKTEGEKQIHSVLVKKGRGRPPLVTLVVSLREELKINSFNNLKTKNIFNSKIFDNETIFQTQI; encoded by the exons ATGGAGCCATCCTCCCTCTCGTCCTTG ATTTTGGCTCCACTTCCCATCGGATTTGTTGTGTTCTTGGTCCACTTGGCCACCATTCTCATTACAGGAACTGGAATTAACCCTGTCAGGAGTCTTGGAGCAGCCAATATCTACAACAGGGACCATGCATGGGATGACCAA TGGATTTTCTGGGTTGGACCTTTCATTGGAGCTGCTCTTGCTGCTTTATATCACCAGATAGTTATCCGAGCCATTCCTTTCAAG ATCGGCGTCGGGAATGTGCCTAGCCACGTCGTGAGCTCTCGTTCTTTATTGTTAAAGAGAACTGAAGAAGAGTGGAAGAAGACGGAGGGAGAGAAGCAGATTCACTCAGTGTTAGTAAAAAAAGGACGTGGGAGACCACCTTTAGTCACCTTAGTAGTTAGTTTGAGAgaggaattaaaaataaattcgtttaataatttaaaaactaaaaatatatttaattctaaaatatttgataaCGAAACAATATTTCAGactcaaatataa